The Besnoitia besnoiti strain Bb-Ger1 chromosome Unknown contig00014, whole genome shotgun sequence genome contains a region encoding:
- a CDS encoding DnaJ domain-containing protein (encoded by transcript BESB_025110): MPSGTTHRRGHPLLQPFTAPSSSFYSSSGDSDGQCAPAGERGVATGAPYLSSRSATKLSASYQPSSAGYAAAFEAAFPASAESRLYSLHAAAAHRAGGGGGGAASSPRERADDGAFASSSAAAFTPFLPRRAASPPETCSSAESVFLLHATHNSLNAGASPARRGEAEEEEEDEEAASLHPHSLDVAHLKRVVSRIERDDTVKRQQIREQQTLLQKQENLLLQQERQLVEREEEIQRLSRELAQLKVEASERKTLAEEARAAWVAATRSLQAFKAKVRNGEETHRIVQDVLSDAEKKETLLLEKIAQLEKQCASTRDRAQGTYGDGRPLDARAEERHLASAEAREEASLPAADAQPAPRRETERAQVGRRQESAKRLLALLKEATQRRDARQGDETQRAASPSGAHQQEAVRDLLASDPALADEEEVLDFLFQSLRRETLQVRLYVQQRHALRAAEKGEGAEDAFSDSFFEADPESQVLWTEEAYEKLRSHHVPKDVLFLLLSAARAPTLHRVLHAALEEGNTRWLALLKEAVVAQFLHRRLLSPQELSRGPAGSLSLSPLAAVSAPASSPGVSAGDGLRAEPDAAERRGDTSPGEAEAAYRREGERGRDRRGTAASDPPQQAFPSPVSGPSVAAAYPKHHPLLSLLRSSRGSQASLSWLSQSLLAGGSLLLADAPAASADRRGGDLRAALATGAGSLVDEEGNSALHWACKRNAPEVIARFNLLALPTLSIFAKNANGETPADLVPPLLPAAEEKEKVPGAAIAAAQKLIKLWRPVVFEIANKASASYRNHENEAAYCTYSEAFKLQNLLLQTHRHLERLGRPTLASTVSLARSALRLGMWQEAVQCACDCSALMPSYRGAYDTAAEASELLLDWESAVAAMTQMKQRCSASFTLVDRLRKERLEAQLKASAFQVLGVEKGASAAEINRAFRKWSIRFHPDKSSGLRPDLRVRNENFFKRLNEARLALLDRERCAVHMRLPHQPLYEHPGEIPDVASSKGKTSEAPRREACDASPSKREAASPSAFSRSATFPAASKKPAPASSSSSPSSSSSSSSSSSPSSCVSSGFQSLSLLELERQRSTLVRSLSSLASQRSAVEAELVEEEKRRTGDEAPQTWLASRYHREEEIRKLKNQESVKRERLAAVLREIQNKNGTPPGEETEPAARKHDSPDAGDANAGRAHPPSQRESEKRLFGDEETTPLGAEGEGETPPPSSARNAADELENEAAGRRATHAAAAPRSPSPVSSSFSSAETSFSSFASFSKSAGFRRSAFRVEEDLEEGDSAHKERESEDEEEESEEEEEGEGEGEGEEEEVDFSSESGENDWKALAGEATGGGLDAGGVASERPGSANRPREVPPEEKGAEKERRKREREDDALFGFSPSRGSADRACVRLPLFGDPMPRSSATRDAPEDASTSFVAASSQPSPARAAFARSSSPPASLAAQEKRQPVASPSSSSFSSPGASAPQTPSTSQVDAKGGGPRSPQTARGSEQTLTRESNGGTMSSATEETETRKREKEESAAKKDSKEKERARPDTARRFFAAPEDLLRERRGDGERRKLAPPPPLSQTFIPVLNKSEARDKKSKSTFSALSSASFQTRSASSAASVSSAAAAPTPPEKSQTRNLLSPPSSSSASSSSASSFISSSASVVSPAAAAKADPRAAAPPVFLFRMPTRGGAGVESAACAEPRESEELRKPQMTHAEARRAKEAEAGGPEEAAASRGEAATQGGDHAEDEGAPRLAAHAAFETNEESSLFPASPPADTRQAGSTTTASPPGASRAVATAPSPASLQFPSFSASPAPASSPSPSATGKASARRRRAEAAPGLAASAPALASSRGSRREEDVPECSRLHELLLEQQREEEEEVQEGEEARLGARGADAAFRLLAQEGTEEPEGLSSSFFSPRDPKLTPSPARHSSTRLSLSPAAAHAPGAGQRQEGARGCEERESELPSPLARAAAFIFIPQADHAASAPPRACAATGSPPVLSPCAKKDGEKEEGEWEGGEWGRGACVKKGDLSAAASSPAPRILPAFSDACAAAVASPSHTASGSPPTRSAAAREERLKRPEKRLWMGREGERLPTTSTRQPAGGKGREAVSSAARSSFSAEVAGKGAVPRVSSEFAEDARGGRRAGGAAEREDSHRRRETMQGAADASEDEEFYGQFFSPHQEEIVREFLAEKE; encoded by the exons ATGCCTTCAGGGACGACGCACCGCAGAGGCCATCCCCTCCTCCAGCCCTTcacggcgccgtcgtcttctttctACTCTTCTTCGGGCGACTCCGACGGGCagtgcgcgcctgcgggcgagcgGGGCGTGGCGACGGGCGCACCCTACCTGAGCAGTCGCTCCGCGACCAAGCTTTCTGCCTCCTACCAgccgtcctccgccggctacgcggcggcgttcgaggccgccttccccgcctccgccgagtCGCGGCTCTACTCgctgcacgccgccgccgcacaccgtgcgggggggggaggggggggggcggcgtcgtcgccgcgggagcgCGCCGACGATGGCGCGTttgcctcgtcctccgcggcggccttcacCCCGTtcctgccgcggcgggcagcctcgccgccggagacTTGCTCCTCCGCGGAGAGTGTCTTCCTGCTGCATGCCACGCACAACTCGCTgaacgcgggcgcgtcgcccgcgcggcgcggcgaggcggaggaagaagaggaggacgaggaggcggcgtcgctgcatcCGCACTCTCTCGACGTGGCGCATCTGAAGCGGGTCGTGAGCCGCATCGAGCGAGATGACACAGTCAAGCGCCAGCAGATTCGTGAGCAGCAGAcactgctgcagaagcaagAAAACCTCTTGCTGCAGCAGGAGCGACAACTtgtcgagcgcgaggaggagattcagcggctgtctcgcgagctcgcgcagcttaAAGTCGAGGCAAGCGAACGCAAGACGctggctgaggaggcgcgcgccgcctgggTCGCCGCGACCCGCTCGCTCCAGGCCTTCAAAGCCAAAGTCCGcaacggcgaagagacgcaccGCATCGTCCAGGATGTCCTCtccgacgcggagaagaaagagacgctCCTGCTCGAGAAAATCGCCCAACTCGAGAAGCAGTGCGCCAGtacgcgcgaccgcgcgcagGGGACATATGGAGACGGGCGGCCGCTGGACGCGCGAGCCGAGGAGAGGCAcctcgcgagcgccgaagcgagggaggaagctTCCTTacccgccgcggacgcgcagccTGCTCCGAGGAGAGAAACAGAGCGCGCACAAGTGGGCCGCCGTCAAGAATCGGCGAAACGCCTCCTGGCGCTTCTTAAAGAGGCGACGCAAAGGAGGGATGCCAGAcagggcgacgagacgcagagagctgcttcgccgtcAGGTGCTCACCAGCAGGAAGCCGTGAGAGACTTGCTCGCCTCAGATCCCGCActcgcagacgaagaagaagtcCTCGACTTTCTGTTTCAgagtctgcgccgcgagaccCTGCAGGTTCGGCTGTACGTAcagcagcgccacgcgctgcgggcggcggagaagggcgagggagCAGAGGACGCGTTTTCAGATTCGTTTTTCGAGGCCGATCCGGAGTCGCAGGTCCTCTGGACGGAGGAGGCCTACGAGAAGCTCCGATCGCACCACGTCCCGAAGGAcgtcctctttcttcttctctcggctgcgcgcgcaccGACGCTGCACCGGGTTCTCCATGCGGCTCTCGAGGAAGGCAACACGCGATGGCTGGCGCTGCTCAAGGAGGCAGTCGTCGCGCAGTTCCTTCACCGGCGTCTGCTGTCGCCTCAGGAGCTTTCGCGCGGTCCCGCGGggtctctttctctgtctcctctcgccgctgtctccgcgccggcgtcgtctcccggcgtctccgccggcgacggcctgcgagcggagcccgacgccgcggagcgccgcggagacacaTCGCCAGGGGAGGCCGAAGCGGCGTACAGGCGAGAGGgtgagcgcggccgcgaccgcagagggactgcggcgagcgacccCCCGCAGCAGGCATTCCCCTCGCCTGTGTCAGGTCcctccgtcgctgccgcttaCCCCAAGCACCAccccctcctctcgctcctacgcagctcgcgcggcagccaggcGTCGCTATCGTGGCTGTCGCAGTCGCTGCTCGCGGGCGGCTCTCTCTTGCTggcggacgcgcctgcggcttccgcggatcgtcgcggcggagacttgcgcgcggcgctcgcgaccggcgcaggcagcctcGTGGACGAGGAGGGAAACAGCGCGCTGCACTGGGCCTGCAAGCGGAATGCGCCGGAGGTCATCGCGCGCTTCAACTtgctcgcgctgccgacCCTGTCGATCTTCGCGAAAAACGCAAACGGCGAGACTCCCGCGGACCTCGTGCCCCCGCTCctgcccgccgccgaggagaaggaaaaagtACCCGGCGCCGCCATCGCCGCCGCACAGAAACTCATCAAACTCTGGAGACCTGTCGTCTTTGAAATCGCAAACAAG gcgagcgcgagctaCCGCAACCACGAGAACGAGGCCGCGTACTGTACGTACAGCGAAGCGTTCAAGCTGCAGAATCTCCTCCTGCAGACGCACCGGCACCTGgagcgcctcgggcgccCCACTCTCGCCTCGACAGTTTCACTA gcGAGAAGCGCTTTGCGACTCGGCATGTGGCAGGAGGCGGTTCAGTGCGCATGCGATTGCTCGGCTTTGATGCCGTCGTATCGCGGCGCCTACGACACTGCGGCGGAG GCCTCGGAGCTCCTGCTCGACTGGGagagcgccgtcgcggcgatGACGCAGATGAagcagcgctgcagcgcctccttcaCCCTCGTGGATCGCCTCAG GAAGGAGCGactcgaggcgcagctgaaggccTCGGCCTTCCAGGTGCTGGGCGTCGAGAagggcgcctctgccgcggaaATCAACCGA GCGTTTCGCAAATGGAGTATCCGCTTTCACCCCGATAAGTCCTCCGGCCTGCGTCCGGATCTGCGGGTGCGAAACGAGAATTTTTTCAAAAG GCTGAACGAAGCGCGTCTCGCACTGCTGGATCGTGAGCGCTGCGCAGTCCACATGCGCCTGCCGCACCAGCCGCTCTACGAGCATCCAGGGGAGATCCCCGATGTGGCTTCTTCAAAAGGGAAGACTTCTGAGGCGCcccggcgcgaggcctgcgacgcATCGCCCTCGAAGCGAgaagccgcgtcgccctcggcaTTCTCGCGATCCGCGACCTTCCCTGCGGCCTCCAAGAAACCGGCAcctgcctcgtcctcttcctcgccttcttcgtcttcctcgtcttcctcttcttcttctccgtcttcgtGTGTGTCTTCTGGATTCCagtcgctgtctctgctggagctggagcggcagcggTCGACGCTGGTGCGTTCGCTGTCGAGTTTGGCGAGTCAGCGCAGCGCCGTCGAGGCGGAGCTggtggaggaggagaagcgccgcacGGGGGACGAGGCCCCCCAGACGTGGCTCGCGAGCAGGTACcaccgcgaagaggagattCGCAAGCTAAAGAACCAAGAAAGCGtcaagcgcgagcgccttgcCGCTGTCCTTCGCGAAATCCAAAACAAAAACGGCACACCCccaggcgaggagaccgagcccgccgcgaggaagcacgACTCACCAGatgcgggcgacgcgaacgcaggacgcgcgcaTCCGCCCTCGCAGCGAGAGAGTGAAAAACGGCTGTTtggcgacgaagagacgaCCCCGCTgggagcggagggagagggagagacaccgcccccgtcctccgcgcgcaaCGCAGCGGATGAACTCGAAAAcgaagccgcaggccgcagggcgactcacgctgcggctgcgccgcgatcgccgtcgcccgtttcctcctccttctcctctgcggagaCCTCGTTTTCGAgcttcgcgtccttctcaAAAAGCGCCggcttccgccgcagcgcgttccgcgtcgaggaagacctcgaggaaggcgacagcgcgcacaaagagcgcgagagtgaagacgaggaagaagaaagcgaagaagaagaagagggagagggagagggagagggagaagaagaggaggtgGACTTTTCTTCAGAGTCAGGAGAAAACGACTGGAAGGCTCtggcaggcgaggcgacaggaggaggcctcgacgcgggcggcgttgCCTCCGAGCGCCCGGGCTCGGCGAACCGGCCGCGCGAAGTCCCCccagaggagaagggcgccgagaaggaacgaaggaagcgcgagcgcgaagacgacgcactCTTTGgtttctcgccgtcgcgcggctccgcagaCAGGGCGTGTGTGAGGTTGCCGCTTTTCGGAGATCCGATGCCGAGGAgttccgcgacgcgcgacgcgccggaggaCGCCTCCACCTCGTTcgtcgcggcgtcctcgcagccgtcgccggcgcgcgcagcgtttgcgcggtcttcttcgcctccagcttcgctcgctgcgcaggagaagaggcagcctgtcgcgtctccctcttcctcgtcgttctcatcgcctggcgcctccgcgccgcagacgccttccACGTCACAAGTCGATGCGAaaggcggcggcccgcgcAGTCCCCaaaccgcgcgcggctccgaGCAGACGCTGACGCGCGAAAGCAACGGCGGGACGATGAGcagcgcgacagaggagactgAGACCagaaagagggagaaggaggaatcggccgcgaagaaggacagcaaagagaaggagcgcgcgcgacccgACACGGctcggcgcttcttcgccgcgccggaggatcttctgcgcgagcgacgtggcgacggcgagaggagaaaactcgcgcctcctccgccgctgtcACAGACCTTCATTCCCGTGTTGAACAAatccgaggcgcgcgacaagAAGTCAAAAAGCACCTTCTcagcgctctcctctgcgtctttccagacacgcagcgcctcctccgccgcgtcggtgtcctctgcggccgccgccccgacGCCCCCCGAGAAAAGTCAAACCAGAAacctcctctcccctccctcctcttcgtctgcttcctcttcttctgcttcctctttcatctcttcttctgcgtcggtagtctcgcctgcagccgctgcgaaggcagatccgcgcgcagctgcgcctccagttTTTCTCTTCCGGATGCCCAcccgcggaggagcgggTGTGGAGtcggctgcgtgcgcggagccgagggagagcgaggagtTGAGAAAGCCGCAGATGACTCACGCCGAGGCTCGACGcgcgaaagaagcagaggcaggcgggccagaggaggctgcggcgtctcggggagaggccgcgacgcagggcggcgaccacgcagaggacgaaggcgcgccgcgcctcgcggcgcacgcggcgttTGAGACGAACGAAGAATCGTCGCTGttccctgcgtcgcctcccgcagaCACTCGCCAGGCTGGCAGCACGAcgacggcgtctccgcccggcgcctctcgcgccgtagctaccgcgccgtcgccggcgtctcttcAGTTTCcgtccttctctgcttccccagcgcccgcgagttcgccgtcgccgtccgccacTGGGAaagcgtcggcgcggcggcggcgcgccgaggcggcgccggggctggctgcctctgcgcccgcgcttGCGAGTTCGAGGGGGTCacgccgagaagaagacgtccCGGAGTGCAGTCGGCTgcacgagctgctgctggagcagcagcgcgaggaagaagaggaggtgcaggagggagaggaggcgcgccttggggcgcgaggggcggatgccgccttccgcctgcTGGCTCAGGAGGGGACGGAGGAGCCCGAaggcctctcttcttccttcttctcgccgcgcgacccCAAGttgacgccgtcgcctgccagacacagcagcacgcgcctctccctctcgccggctgcggcgcatgcgccgggcGCGGGTCAGCGCCAGGAGGGGGCGAGGGGctgcgaagagcgagagagcgaactgccttcgccgctcgcgagagccgcagcgttCATCTTCATCCCCCAAGCTGACcacgccgcgtccgcgcccccgcgcgcctgcgccgcaaCTGGCTCGCCCCCCGTGTTGTCGCcctgcgcgaagaaggacggagagaaggaggaaggagagtgGGAGGGCGGTGAGTGGGGGAGAGGGGCCTGCGTGAAGAAGGGCGAtctctctgccgcagcctcgtcgcccgcgcctcgcatcCTACCCGCGTTTTcagatgcatgcgccgctgccgtggcgtcgccgtcgcacacggcgtcgggctcgccgccgacgcgcagcgcagctgcgcgcgaggagagactcAAAAGACCTGAAAAACGCCTCTGGATgggaagagaaggcgagcgcctcccGACGACGTCCACGCGCCAGCCGGCGGGTGGGaaaggccgcgaggcggtctcctctgctgcgcggagCTCGTTTTCTGCAGAAGTTGCAGGAAAAGGCGCGGTGCCTCGCGTGTCTAGCGAGTtcgccgaagacgcgcgcggcggccgccgcgcaggaggagccgcggagagagaagactcgcacaggaggcgcgagacgatgcagggcgcggcggacgcaagcgaagacgaggagttCTACGGCCAGTTCTTCTCTCCTCACCAAGAAGAAATCGTTCGCGAGTTCCTCGCCGAGAAGGAGTGA